In Channa argus isolate prfri chromosome 15, Channa argus male v1.0, whole genome shotgun sequence, the DNA window CACGACAGATCCTGTTACATAACCCATCCTTTGACTGGAAGGTCACTGGTTTGATTCCGGTGCATTGAGACAGTTGCTGAAGATAGTTTAGAGAAAAGGTTGCATTTACACTGCCCTCTGTTCCACCAACTACTGTAACTAAATTCTATCTCTTATTTGGCATTTCTTTTATTGGTCTTTTTTATTGGTCTATTGATTTTATGATAAAGCAGAAGCTGTAAAGTTATGTAAACCTAAGTTCAATAATTTTTGTAGCAACTTAGACAAAACCACAGCTTCCATTAGTGTGGATTCACGGGCACTTACATTATTGTACTTTggtacatttttacaatgtgaCACTTATTGTACATCACaactttgaaaatatttatccTCTTAAGAAGATAATACGGCTCTATTAACTGACAAAGCCATGAAAATCCTGTAACTAAACAgtttatttgaatgaatttgTGATTGAACTTTTAAGTTGTTATCTATCATTATTATATCGCtatttctattcatttttgGAATATTTCGAATTTTGTGTGTCCTGTCACTTCCCAGCCATCTGGTTCTCGTCCCTTCCAGGGTCACTTTCTGGAAACATATCTGGATTCTCTGCCAGTGTGGTTCgcacttttttcttctccttaaACCTTCCAGAGTGAGACACTTTCACATGGCGCCCTTTGCTGGCTGTCGTTTTATCTACGATCCTCTCTAGTCGAGCATTCAAATGGGGGTCCTGCACAGTGTCGTCTGTGTGAGCGGCAGCTCCGATGGATGCCCCTGACCCGTGGTGGCCAGAGGCAGCAGCGTTGGAAACAACCTCTGCAGGGATTTCATACAGAACCTTAGGCTGGGATTTTTTTCTCCTGAGGAAAGTCAGCTTCCACCAAACTGAAGATGACTCTGCCATGATGGACGGATGGATGgtctggagagacagagagaaagggatTCAATACACATTTCTCTCCACCCATTACACTGTTAAAGCTTCAGAGTGTGggtcatttgtgtttgtaggaggtcatgaaatgtgagcgtatgtatgaatgaatgaatgaatgagtgaatggATGTATGTACAATCAGAGTTGGCCAAACTGATCTTCCGCAgctgtttttttatgcattctTTAATTATACCACACATCTGTTAGAGGGTCACAGGGAGAACGCAGCACAACCCCAGCTGACAATTCTCacttttggaaagaaaaaaaaaatacagtaagacACAATGATCAAGTGAAAGGGAGAGTAACATGTTTGGGCAAACCTGAAACATAAACTTGTTATTGCTGTATCACTATTGAAAGTGCACTACAAAGTGTGGCACTGGGATCAATGTATCTTGAAAGAATTAGTAAGTGACTTAGAACTCGTGATCACATTTCCTTCTTTTGCTCTCTGTGTTGTGGACCATAGCAGAGGATGCAGACATGCTGAGTCAATCTAATTTCACCTGCTGAGAAtgaattcaaaaatgttttatacactGTTGgtcataaagttggaataaattattttatctcTCCTCATGAAATAATTGTGTATATCTaagtgtatatcttctcaaaactttattgatcagtttcttccaaacatatcacagtgaaaagaaaaacacaattaacctttgcaaaaaagaggaatgtgtctaaaaacaaaattattccaactttaagGACAACAGtatatattaaacaaatatttaatagcTGAACTTTAATCCCAGCATCCATGGTAACCTGAAGATGTGCAGCAAGGGCAATGCATGAAGAAACGTAAAGACCCTAATCACACTCCAAAAACACAGGTAACCAAACTTCATAGCAATACCCACAACGTGTTTGAGAACTTCAAGAACTGCACCTGATAAATCCCAGGTAACTGCACTCCAAACTTCCAGATCTGTCCACatgtgcaaacaaaacaaaccctaCATACAAAACTGAACGGACTGCAGGCCACAGCAAAACGATCCCCTGGCAGTTTCTGCAAGGAGCAACTGCCAGATTTAATATTGTCAattcataaaagtaaaaactacaaaataaccCAAGTGTGTGTCTTGTCAGGGTTCCTACAGAAAGGCAACCAACACACCTCATCATCTTGGTCTAGTCCTTTCCCAATTTTTAGCAGACAGCATGGAACCACCACCTTTTTACCTGCTTACATCGGTAACACTGGCATCGCCACgctaacatgctgatgttaGCATTTAACACAAAGCGCAGAGCTGCAAACTCTTGTTTGACTGTGAATACAACCAggctgttttctctgcttccacAGTTTATGCAAAGCCAAGTAATCACAGCTGTATGTTTCGCATGTTTATGCATATTGCATATAAAAGTAACATTGATCCACCTTTTTTAACTATTagcaaaaaaaactaaaactaatgttTTTCCTAAAATATCGAATAACAGAATTTATAGGAAGAGAGTTATTCCAATGAAACCATGAAGATACAGACCAAAACCAATATATAAATCCAACAAATACATAGGGATGTCCACATATTTTTGGTGAATTACTGTTAACTCCTGGATATAcgcatgtttgtatgtttactaCTACACAATAAACCatatacatactgtagctctaCATATTAAAGTGAATGTTTTTGGTATATTTCTGACATCCTGGTAAGAATAAGTAACCAGCTAAAAATAGTCTTAGTGCAAAAATAACAGAGGGGGGAAGGAGAAATGATCCACCAACACTAAGTTGTTCCATTATTCAGCCTTTTGAAAGATCAGCATCAGATCACTGTCCCAGCTGCTGTGCAAACTGGTCGGAGGTGAGCTCCTGATTCCCTTCTGGCCCCAGGGCAAGTTTTTACAGCAGCTGAGCAAACAGAAACTAGAgctcattgttttattgtttcttttcttttctctctcactctctctgtttcaTCAAGACATGATATGCTCAGCTGTTGTGGAAGTGCCTTTGTCTCTTTTGATGTAGGTTCTATACAAGCTTGAAGGGATGGCAAGGATCAACTTCCTATAGCTGCTATGTGCTCTCTGTCAGCCGCTTCGGACGCTGTCACGCCATTCGATGTTATCTGTAGGGACTGCTCCCATGATTGTGTGTCAGTGACTGCACCCACCCGTTTGGACAGAAGGTGCATCTGGTTCGCAATGTGATGTTTAATGTGGCGTCTACAGTgacatacaacacacacacattggaaaTACATTGCATATTGCTTTCAAAACAATATTGGTAGTGAACATAATATTGATTTAGTGCACTATGATTTAGACTTAAAAGTGTTGAGGACATGACTCGATGCATCATGTGATAAGACATTGgaggaaaaacaggaagactCTCATAGGCAGAGACTACTGGTTTGAGTAGGGGTGGGGTCAGGCCAAGCATAGTAACACTTTGCTGCGTGGGCAACAAAAAAATAGCTGACCTATTTCAGCTACCTGCAAAGATTATTGCAGCAGTTGCTCACTGTTCCTTCTTCAGCATAACATTACATCAGATCCCTcaaattctttttcttctccagagttttttttttatacaaagcCTTCATACAGCAGCCTTCAAAGAAAAATACccatcaatttaaaaacaaaatataaaatacaagtTTGCCCCTTAATATAGAGACATTGAGGTGAAAAGGTTTTGTGTATAAAGAAGGGTCAACAACAACCTCCTCCCATGCGACTATTGTACAGTTCATACATGACAGCAAGGTGGCACACAAATCCTTGCTTCCTTTCCAGTGGTACCATAGGAGGGACTGAACAGTTGTGGCGCAGTAAATTAACCCAATGCCAAATGAAAAGACCTTTGTgacaaaggtcaaaggtcaccagCTCAAACTGCTTTCATGAGCAGCCAAACTGCCATAAACATGGTATTTATGGGCACATTACACAGTACAGAACCTGGTTgtttcactttcaaataaacTGATGGTACTACAAAGAAATATTCTTCTAATTCCGTTCTTCTCTGACAGTCAGTCCAGATGGAGCTAGTACAGGATATCCAAGAAATGCACAGTCCACCCGAAGATTATTAACTATGTTTACAACCTGTCTCTAAAAATGGCAAATGTTGCTCAGCCCATCACACTCGTCCAACTTGGTAAACTCTTTATTGCCACAGTGAGGTTGACATGTTTGGTGTGTGAGGAAATTTCTCATCAACTCACGGATACATTGCcatgaattttaaaacatttagtatCCACACACTCTTCAGTAAGTCACATGTcaagtgaaattttaaaaatgtacttgctTGTACTACATATTTTAGTGTAGTATGATGCTAAGATTATGAAAGTGATAGCTTCAGCATGTCACTATGAGCAAATTACCATTTACTAGCACTTGACTCTGTGTACTGTATCTTGGAGTAACACAGGGCTGCAGAGTATTGTTCTATTTAATTGTTGCTAACTTTCTTCccaaaattatgaaaacaacATGGTTAATGgctttaaagtactttaaatcTCAGTATTGCCATTCATTACTGCTATGTTCATCTGTCTGACAA includes these proteins:
- the LOC137100072 gene encoding proline-rich protein 15-like protein A, which encodes MAESSSVWWKLTFLRRKKSQPKVLYEIPAEVVSNAAASGHHGSGASIGAAAHTDDTVQDPHLNARLERIVDKTTASKGRHVKVSHSGRFKEKKKVRTTLAENPDMFPESDPGRDENQMAGK